A single bacterium DNA region contains:
- a CDS encoding protein-L-isoaspartate(D-aspartate) O-methyltransferase yields the protein MNRGESRHSRAREEMVEGQLAARGIRDARILDAMRRVPRHLFVPDFLEEEAYSDKALPIGHGQTISQPLIVAASLEALALQGNEKVLEIGAGSGYVTALLAELAGSVRAIERIGELADAARARLEEMGYRNFQLRGADGTYGWADEAPFDRIIAAASAPEVPEPWRQQLAPGGRLVMPLGGGEGQELVIIARDAAGNFSAPKALANCVFVKLVGKYGWRENGK from the coding sequence ATGAACCGGGGGGAGAGCCGCCACTCCCGCGCCCGCGAGGAGATGGTCGAGGGGCAGCTCGCCGCCCGGGGCATCCGCGATGCGCGCATCCTGGACGCCATGCGGCGGGTGCCGCGCCATCTGTTCGTGCCCGATTTTCTTGAGGAAGAGGCTTATTCGGACAAGGCGCTTCCCATCGGCCACGGGCAGACCATCTCCCAGCCGCTGATCGTGGCCGCCAGCCTCGAGGCCCTCGCTCTTCAAGGAAATGAAAAAGTGCTTGAGATCGGCGCCGGTTCCGGCTACGTTACCGCTCTTCTGGCCGAGCTGGCCGGAAGCGTCCGCGCCATCGAGCGCATCGGCGAGCTGGCCGACGCCGCCCGCGCGCGCCTCGAGGAGATGGGCTACCGGAACTTTCAGCTCCGGGGGGCGGACGGCACCTACGGCTGGGCAGACGAGGCACCCTTCGACCGCATCATCGCGGCCGCCTCGGCGCCGGAGGTCCCCGAGCCCTGGCGGCAGCAGCTCGCCCCCGGCGGAAGGCTGGTCATGCCGCTCGGCGGCGGGGAAGGGCAGGAGCTCGTGATCATCGCGCGCGATGCGGCCGGAAACTTCTCCGCGCCCAAGGCCCTTGCGAATTGCGTCTTCGTCAAGCTGGTGGGAAAGTACGGCTGGAGAGAAAACGGAAAATAA